Proteins from a single region of Apium graveolens cultivar Ventura chromosome 7, ASM990537v1, whole genome shotgun sequence:
- the LOC141672172 gene encoding homeobox-leucine zipper protein HDG11-like: MDDTGDMVVSSGEDGTESPRRACHYQRLTNQQIERLEGAINECPHPDEKMRMQLCKELRLSPLQIKFWFQNRRTQLKAQQEKADNSVLRAENDMLRSENIAIMEALKNAHLVEVWINCVKEMLI, from the exons ATGGACGATACTGGAGACATGGTTGTTAGCTCGGGGGAAGATGGCACCGAAAGTCCCCGAAGAGCGTGTCATTACCAACGGCTCACAAATCAACAAATTGAAAGGCTTGAAGG GGCAATTAATGAATGTCCTCATCCGGATGAAAAAATGAGAATGCAACTCTGTAAAGAGTTGAGATTGTCACCACTCCAGATAAAATTTTGGTTTCAGAATAGAAGGACACAACTAAAG GCACAACAAGAAAAAGCTGACAACTCTGTTCTTCGTGCGGAGAATGATATGCTTCGATCTGAAAATATAGCCATCATGGAGGCGCTTAAGAATGCGCATCTTGTAGAGGTCTGGATCAATTGCGTGAAGGAAATGCTCATTTGA
- the LOC141674978 gene encoding homeobox-leucine zipper protein HDG12-like, translating into MGRPLSQLHVNNGPSSLYPDLFSGSTSSTIQSMPFRRTFNLTDMDKSLMVNVSLNAMEELIKLAQSSSPLWIRSSADRCEVLNRAVYESIFAGVAKSPNVRIESSKDSSVVIVDSCLDLVDIFMDANKWMESFPNVISRATTVEVISAGLMGSRNGLLQMMYEELQVLSPLVPTREFYFLRFCQQIEQNAWAIVDVSYDFPQGPFYNSQSPVRRLPSGCIIEDMLNGHSKITWIEHTEIEDIRPIHNLYMKHVGSGLAFGAIRKLATLQRTCERLTYLMNSSNMSDLGGVITSPHGKRNLMKLSERMVKTFCSSINIVNEQQVTISGMNDAEVRATLQKCTDPGHPNSMVLSAETTISMPISSKVIFDFLRDEKNRPLWDVLSNYIPVQEVGHIACGSHPGNCISVLGAFNTIQNNKLILQESCIDSSGALVVYCPIDLVTINLAMSSEDPSFIPILSSGIAISPDAGENLGPGELSAGSLVTIVVRIIVSNLTSGKMSQELVNTANNLVNKVKAALR; encoded by the exons ATGGGAAGGCCTCTTTCACAACTCCATGTGAATAATGGTCCATCATCGCTTTATCCTGATCTTTTTTCAGGAAGTACTTCATCGACCATTCAAAGTATGCCATTCCGGAGAACATTCAACCTTACAGATATGGACAAGTCGCTCATGGTTAATGTTTCTCTTAATGCTATGGAAGAACTGATCAAGCTCGCACAAAGTAGTTCACCTTTATGGATAAGATCGTCGGCTGATAGATGTGAAGTTTTAAATCGTGCAGTTTATGAGAGCATCTTTGCCGGAGTTGCTAAAAGTCCTAATGTTCGTATTGAGTCATCAAAAGATTCAAGTGTTGTGATCGTCGATAGTTGTCTggatttagttgatatatttaTGGATGCG AACAAGTGGATGGAGTCTTTTCCCAATGTTATTTCAAGGGCAACAACTGTTGAAGTTATATCAGCTGGATTGATGGGCAGTCGGAATGGCTTGTTACAAATG ATGTATGAAGAGTTGCAGGTGTTGTCCCCTTTAGTGCCAACCCGTGAATTCTATTTTCTTCGTTTTTGTCAGCAAATTGAGCAAAATGCATGGGCTATAGTTGATGTTTCCTATGACTTTCCCCAAGGACCTTTTTATAATTCTCAGAGCCCAGTTCGTCGTCTACCTTCTGGGTGCATAATTGAAGACATGCTCAATGGCCACTCGAAG ATTACTTGGATCGAACACACGGAAATAGAAGATATAAGACCGATTCACAATCTCTATATGAAACATGTTGGTAGTGGTTTAGCATTTGGCGCCATAAGAAAGCTTGCTACACTTCAAAGAACATGTGAAAGGCTTACCTATTTGATGAATTCCAGTAATATGTCTGATCTGGGAGGAG TAATTACATCCCCTCATGGCAAAAGAAATTTGATGAAGCTTTCCGAGAGAATGGTTAAGACTTTCTGTTCTAGCATCAACATAGTTAATGAGCAGCAAGTGACGATATCTGGGATGAACGATGCGGAAGTACGAGCAACTCTTCAAAAGTGCACTGATCCAGGCCATCCTAACAGCATGGTTCTCAGTGCAGAAACTACTATTTCGATGCCAATTTCTTCTAAAGTGATTTTCGATTTCTTAAGGGACGAAAAAAACCGACCTCTG TGGGATGTTCTTTCGAATTATATTCCTGTTCAAGAGGTTGGCCATATCGCGTGTGGATCTCATCCTGGGAATTGTATCTCTGTTCTCGGG GCCTTCAATACTATCCAGAACAACAAGttgattcttcaagaaagctgcaTTGACTCATCAGGTGCCCTTGTTGTGTACTGTCCTATAGACCTGGTTACCATTAACTTGGCTATGAGTAGTGAAGACCCCTCATTCATCCCCATCTTATCTTCTGGAATCGCAATATCCCCTGATGCTGGAGAAAATCTGGGTCCTGGAGAACTTTCAGCCGGATCACTTGTTACAATAGTGGTACGAATTATCGTGAGCAACTTGACATCGGGTAAGATGAGCCAGGAGTTGGTGAATACAGCTAATAACCTGGTGAATAAAGTTAAAGCTGCCTTGAGGTAG
- the LOC141672171 gene encoding uncharacterized protein LOC141672171 produces MMQNCEFLFGYTNLVVNGVILLIIILDCVVHKFQELQEAELTEQNNQLLLLSTQVLCYRFSLGQMQRATSNFHDKLVIGKGGFGNVYKGTFKVGPTVVAIKRLHSRSSQGPLEFRTEIEMLSKFRHSHLVSLIGYCNDGYEMILVYEFMPGGTLADHLYKRVREGHKSMPTLSWVQRLKACIGAARGLDYLHTGTGTQRRIIHRDVKTTNILLDENLAAKISDFGLSKISPANQATTYVSTRIKGTFGYVDPYYVSTQRLTRKSDVYSFGVVLLEVLCGRPAVDKTLDKEQRGLAEWGQHCFRKGLLGHIIDPKMKDEASPDCLEAFVKVAIQCLQFVPKHRPTMAEVVVALESTLVLQEKNNNYVLPEVIISDADQEKIDFSKLKQMFVTSKKEKQSSTKVTFTERFTTYKGHMQSFLQAIGGRRLEFSSRRREVEQWMSHRRLPEEFRRKIRESERYNWAATRGIDETMLMENLAEDLQRDIRRYLFKSVKRVGIFAMMEEPMLDSILKRLKHKTYIKGSRILLPRCLIDMMTFIVRGKLESIGEDKNIVTFSEGDVCGEELLTWCLDYSSVNKDGKGIRIPGLKLLSNRMVRCVTNVEAFILRAADLQEVISLFSRFLINPRFQAALRYESPYWRHLAANRIQVAWRNRKTRLSRATSS; encoded by the exons ATGATGCAAAACTGTGAATTTCTATTTGGATATACGAACCTCGTTGTAAATGGTGTGATTTTACTCATCATTATTCTGGATTGTGTGGTTCATAAGTTCCAAGAACTCCAAGAAGCAGAGCTTACAGAGCAAAATAACCAACTCTTACTGTTGTCTACACAAGTATTGTGTTACCGTTTCTCACTTGGTCAGATGCAGCGAGCGACATCTAACTTCCATGATAAATTGGTGATCGGAAAAGGCGGATTTGGAAATGTTTACAAAGGCACTTTTAAAGTTGGACCAACTGTGGTTGCCATAAAGCGGTTACACTCCAGGTCCAGTCAAGGACCATTAGAATTCCGGACGGAAATTGAGATGCTCTCAAAATTTCGGCACAGCCATCTAGTGTCTTTGATTGGTTATTGCAATGATGGTTATGAGATGATTTTGGTTTATGAATTTATGCCAGGTGGCACACTAGCTGATCATCTGTATAAAAGGGTAAGAGAAGGCCATAAGTCTATGCCTACGCTGTCGTGGGTTCAACGCCTTAAGGCTTGCATCGGAGCAGCACGTGGACTCGATTACCTTCACACTGGTACAGGCACTCAGCGCAGAATAATACACCGTGATGTAAAGACCACAAACATTCTACTCGATGAGAATTTGGCAGCTAAGATTTCGGACTTTGGATTATCCAAAATTAGTCCAGCAAATCAGGCAACTACATATGTAAGCACTCGTATCAAAGGTACCTTCGGTTATGTGGATCCATATTACGTCTCAACTCAAAGATTGACGAGGAAATCCGACGTATATTCCTTCGGTGTCGTATTATTGGAGGTCTTGTGTGGAAGACCAGCAGTGGACAAAACTCTGGACAAAGAGCAAAGGGGTTTAGCTGAATGGGGACAACACTGTTTTAGAAAGGGGCTTTTGGGGCATATTATTGATCCAAAAATGAAGGACGAGGCGTCTCCTGATTGCCTAGAAGCATTTGTGAAAGTTGCAATCCAGTGTTTACAATTTGTACCAAAACACCGTCCTACTATGGCTGAGGTTGTCGTAGCTCTTGAGTCTACCTTGGTGTTGCAAGAAAAAAACAATAATTATGTTCTGCCCGAAGTCATAATTAGTGATGCTGACCAAGAAAAAATAGATTTTTCAAAACTTAAGCAGATGTTTGTTACTAGCAAGAAGGAAAAGCAGTCTTCTACTAAAGTGACTTTCACTGAAAGGTTTACTACTTACAAAGGTCATATGCAGAGCTTTCTACAAGCAATCGGAGGCAG GAGGCTAGAATTTTCTTCAAGGCGTCGGGAGGTTGAGCAATGGATGAGCCATAGGCGCCTGCCGGAGGAATTTAGAAG GAAGATCCGTGAATCAGAACGTTATAATTGGGCTGCCACTAGAGGGATAGATGAAACTATGCTTATGGAGAATCTAGCGGAAGATCTTCAAAGAGATATACGCCGATATCTCTTTAAATCTGTGAAAAGA GTTGGAATCTTTGCTATGATGGAGGAACCCATGTTAGATTCCATTCTTAAGAGACTGAAACATAAAACATATATCAAAGGAAGCAGAATCTTACTTCCCAGATGTCTGATCGACATGATGACTTTTATTGTTCGAGGTAAGCTTGAGAGCATTGGAGAAGATAAGAATATAGTTACTTTTTCTGAAGGTGATGTTTGTGGAGAAGAACTTCTTACCTGGTGCCTTGATTATTCGTCTGTAAACAAAG ATGGAAAAGGAATCAGGATTCCAGGACTCAAGTTGCTAAGCAATAGGATGGTAAGATGCGTAACCAATGTAGAAGCATTTATACTCCGAGCTGCAGATCTCCAAGAAGTTATTAGTCTTTTCTCTAGGTTCCTGATTAATCCACGTTTTCAAGCTGCCCTCAG GTACGAGTCTCCTTACTGGCGGCATCTTGCAGCAAATCGGATCCAAGTTGCATGGAGGAATAGGAAGACGCGGTTGAGTCGTGCAACAAGCAGTTAG